tatGTAACATGACAGAGTGCTAGTCAAGCTTTTCAATGGTAAATAACCTACACATGTGCCGTGCTCCATGCTATCAGAAGACAGCGGTGTCCCCGATGCATGATATCAGGACTCGTATGTGGTGTTAATTTGATTCATAATCACAAGGAACCTATATTTCATAGGTTACTCAatagataatataatacattgataGAACTTCAAGTTCTAATGAATCCAGATTTGACAGGGTTAGTCGCCATTTTAAATGACTTGTACATGCATATACCATTGCATAAtatgaatgaataaaaataCATAGGCATTGCAGTTGTTTTTAATAAGCATTTCACACGAAtcaaacaaaaatgacaaagtATACAATGATGGCATATTGGCCTGCAGCTATACATGTCGAATATCTGGAAACGGCTTGTACCGTAGGAGATGGGGAGGTAATATATTTACGAGTACTGGGGACTATTACTTCGACAGGAATCGGCGTTTGTTCCTGTATTTTTGTTGAGACGTGCCTCGGTGAAAGGTTTGGGCTGCTGAACGATGAGTCTTTCACCTTGATGTGACTATGTGTTCTTGCTATCTTGACATGTACCATTATAGCTGTCTAGAAACTTTCAACAGAAAACACATCACGATGGAATTTCACACAGCCCGAAATTCCCAATAAACTGGCAGACAGATAACTAGAAATTTATACATAGCAACACTAATCTCTTAGcgatttcaaaaaaaaatatacatattatgtatgcTGGAATCATGAAAAGGTCTCTCTGATGTGATTTTGATTTAAGAACGTCTGCATATGAGAGATCACGTTCAAGTTTTTGAtcaaagatatataacaccatttTATTGGTAGGTTCGCGCTGACATAAGACATTTCATATAAATTAGAATATATCATCTCTTAGAATCAAAATGCAAGAGGAGGACTATTCTGATACGACTGATTAGCTTATTGACCGGATAAAAGGGCGGCTGGTAAAACTTGTTGTCTAAGCTCCTTCACGTGTGTTCCTTCTCTACAATCTTTTGAGAAGGTTGAGCAGCGTGTAAGTCTGCTGATGGATTTAATTCTCAGCTCATGAGGTGTGCCGTCACGCCGCGTGCCACGTCTAAATGCTTGAATATGCTGTTAATGTTCTAATTTTGAAGGAGTACAAGTTTAACTTGTTGAAAGATTTAAACAGATTTGCACAAGTGATTTTTCTCACCCACCATCTTTATTATAGAACCAGTAAGTATAATTACAAAGCACAATTACCGTAATCATAATTAAGCACAAATGATCCAGTGCGAAACACGCCAAAAATATTACAGCTAGTGTCTGAATGTTCTCAATAAATATCACTTGATATTCTCTAAAATCACTGTTTTTGGATAACTAATACCAAATTGATTGAACAATATTAGAATAGCACACACCTTAAAGATGTGCGCTAAGTCAATTTGTAGCAGTCTCTTTTTTTGGATATTGAAACTACTAATGATGTCCGATGCTACCTATATCATTTGATTTAGATTTCAAATATGGATCGACATGGTATCAACCTTTCTCACAAAAGTATCAAAATAGAATATCCTGCAGGTTGTAATTGTCACGTTTTTTCACACAATTGTATTTACATGCGGAAGGTATCAGGATGTCATTAACACTAACGAATAAGAAAATGCGATAACATGCAGtgtatttaaatgatttatcatATAACAAGATCACTAATTGGtatataatgacaatgatatcatacatcatcatcattaagATGAAGGTTTTGAAGGAAATCTGCCTTGCGCACTAGTCATACTATCTCAATAGACATTGCGAAAGAGGAAGGAAATGCTACAGCTTGcagtgtatataacatagtaatCATATAACGAGATCACTAATGACTATATGTGGACAATACTATCAGCATACGATAAAACGAATGCAACGAGTTACCAAGTACAGATTTACATAGAAACGATATCCATAATGTTATTCAATATCTAAATTGTCAGTGGCAATGTCTGTTCCTCAAAATGGGATCCATTTCGGTGAAAACAGCCCTTTCAACGAGAACCAAACACGATGAAATCCATATCGCTCAGAGAAACATATTGATTCCAAATGAAATCAAGACAAGGTCAGAACACTTTCCCATTGTCTACAGCAACCGTATATATCGGAACATTAGGTTATAGTTTCTTTTTACATAAACAGTCGATCTCAGGTAGGGAAATCGTGATATTAGGAACAATTCCTATGCATATCCTACCAACTGTGACACGTAAACGTAGTTTAGGGAGGAAggaatgttactatctagaaatgtaCGTTAAACCACAGGAAAGTTGAAAGCATCACATTAATCACACAACTTAGTTGTAAGGTGTCGCTGTGGGTTCGTATGTTTATAAGATAAGGGTAAATGGCTGATATTGCAGAGCCCTAATTTCATACttgaaaatgtaacaaaatcTAAACTTTAAAGCAAACTATTTATAACAAGTGATATTGGTCTGTTTCGAGATCTAACAGTACCACAACAGTGGTAGTCATATGAGGATTAGTGTTCAAAGAGTCATCAACAGCCTgtatcatatgaggacgagtgtccaGAGAGACACCAAAAGACAGTGTGTTacgaggacgagtgtcaagtAGACTCCAACTGTCAGTATCATATGAGGACAAGAGTCAAGGACACCAATAATCGGGGCTTTATGAAAGACAGTTGTCAAAGGGGACAACAACAGTCAGAGAattatatgaggacgagtgtcaagtAAGACAACAACAGTAAGATTCATATGATGACGATTCTCAAGGGAACACTTACcgtcagagtcatatgaggacgagtatCCAGTCAGATATCAACAgtaagggtcatatgagaacgacTGCCAAGGAAGACATCtcgagaaaacaaaacacagaaaaGACCAAGATTCCCAGTGCCCCTTACGTCAAATCAGTTCGAACTGTACCTAcgtttacatataaatatacaatcaGTTAGATCAAGGAGTGACTTAAAACAACCATAGATACATCTCGTCCAGTTCTGTCAAGAAATGCATCCTGACATTACGTCGCATTTGATGTTTTCAGTGCAGTCAGCAAAGCTGATGTGAAAAAATTGAATAGATGGCAACCGCGAATACGTCCCGGGAAACGCTAAAATGCAACTGCAATGGTCATGTTTTTGTTCAACTGTTATTTTACTAGGTCCATGAATGGATCGGTGGGCTAGTCCTAGCATAGGCATTACTCGCGGGTAGGGTGTACGAAGTATACCtgctgccccccccccccccccctatccTCCCTGCATAATCATAATATGTTGTTAATTTAGGATCTGAGCTATCCTCATTTTTCTACCTTCTCCCTAGTGTATTCATTTACACTGCCTCACATTTAATGTTTAGTTAAGTGTTTGTTCCTATAAGGAAGGCTTCGGATTCTTCcctctggccgagacatactagAGTCTATAACAATGTCAGTATTATGTGTCCTGCCGGTGTCTTCGGCTGTATATTCCAGTTACGTAGCACTGTAGAGTCGACAACAGTTCgacgctatcacaaggagacaatcAGGAATATAGCGCTGCCTCACAACACATATTCACCACATGCATGTATCGGTACACGGAAAACAGGGAATGTCGTCCTTAGATGACCTTGggtgttgataggacgtttaacaaaacaaaaccaatccTAGCATATGCAGAACAAGTAAAaatctaaattatttcatttttaattttttttttattcgtcGGGCACTCTCTCACATAATGGCCATAATGCACGTTCTTGTTGACCCCTATTATAGTTAGGCCTAAAGCAACTCATCTGTAGAGCCAATGTATGTTTACTAAAGAGAGTGAATATTTCACTGATCAGCGTAATCTCACATTCTCTTTAACTATGTATATCAGTAGACTCCTGCCAAAATACTAATTTATTTCAACGTCGTTTTCCTTGATGATATAAATGCACAGATCGGATTTccttgaacattttcaaaatgttgtaTCAGGAATTTCAACTCTGATTTTTCTTTCCTCACTACCTGACTTTcaataggttttttttatcgacaaccgccctcatatgaccctggctgttgtaaGGACGTTTAACCCTTTGAAGCTAAATATATCTTGAATTTCAAaactttcctttctttcctaTCTGCTCTGACtttctgtgctttgttttcTGCTATTGGTGTATCTTTGACGCCCaccctcatatgaccctggctgttcaggATGTTCAACCCTTAAAAACAACACATATCTTGATATTCAAATTGATGTTAAGGtcaaggaaattaaaaaaaaactaatctGGCGTTTGTGTTCGGTTTATATCGGTGCATGCAATGCTGATCGGTAGCATTAACAATGTTTAGCGAAAACTTAAGGGAAGGTATACACGCAAGGCAATACTTGAGAAAGCTGCCAAATTGCATGTGTTGACATTGATAATAAGCCGCTATGTACAAACCTTATAGAAACATTTTTGCAATGAATCCCGTCCTTTGCAGTCTTTATTTGCATGACAAGAACAAATGCATTGCAAAATACCAGCAAAAAATGCATAAGTATAAAAACTTAATCAAATATGAATCTTTCAGGATTCAAATGCGACGTAATGGAAATACTATTGGCTAAGAAATCATTGAAGTATGTATTGTGTTTCTCAAGTTTAAGGAGCAGAAACATGAAGCAGTTGAACGATAttgaattaaatgttttaaGGCTATCTTGTATTTCACTATTTCAtagccgtccttaaatgaacttatttgttgatattaaacaatataggacgttaaataataaTGAACCAAAATAATCTAACTGATCATCATCATGTATCTGATAGTCCAGTATCTGCTATTAAATCCAGTAATCCCTGTCTGATGTACACTTCAATACTtatgtttgaaatgtttaataCACTATGCATCATTGTAAATTAGGAAACATTCGCACTAATACAATCGTATAATAGTTTGTTTTGTGCGGtgttgaaaatttacattttcgaaaTAAACTCAACTGTAAAACAGTGTATACTTGTAACACTAGGTCAACATGGAAATGGTCTTAATTTTTGTCGCTGCGCTTAGGTCATAGGATGCAATAAAGGACAGCCCAATATATTGCATATGCTTGTATTTTCTAatgaatatgatatatttatggCCGGAATCATGATCTGATTTGGTGGTTCGATCTTTGCATCTGCGATATGACATCAGACGTGTTCGATACGTGTAGTGATTACGTTATTACCAATCTAGTTCTAATTTTGATAATGCGACATAGCCCGGCTTTAACCCAGATATGGCAGGTGCCGTCAATGACGTTTACCCTGTCGGAGCAGCTGGTATTATTATCCTTATACTTGTGAGAGGATGTCCATGCAATCTATAGTTCATTCATCTTTTGTCTTCGTAATATCGATTTTTAGTTTATTACTATTtaggtattctttgttgtttgtataagTATGCTACAACGTTATCAGTCATGTCTACTGATAACTCTTGTTTGGACGAGTTGCTGGTTGTTCTTTCTCACCATGTGTTGTAAATTACGGCTTATTGTGCCATCTTCAATCCGTTCCTCGCAAAACACCTTCCGCACTTCTCTATCCATCACGTTCAGTTTGAGCCCCCATTGTTATGCATGAATTTGTATCCTTAGTTCATTCATAATATTATCTTCCCTTTCTTTCCTGTCTACCTATCCTCTCTGTTAATTACCACCTGGTCACTCGTCCTCGTGTGAACTATGCTGTTTCTAGCGCATGAAGCCAGGATGGAACTTGAATACATTTTGTCTTCATAGCATTGATATCATTCCGGTCATTGATCGCATTAACAATTTCCATCCTGTTTctgttattatgtatatacaggGCTCCATTTAATGGATAGTTACAATTATAAGCCCCAGAGACCATATTGAATTAAGCTTAGATGAAACCCTACAACTATCTAGCTGTCATTTTCATTACGTTGTATACAAATAGCTGACATATTAACATGAGTACATACGACATGTATGCTCCTGAAACCTTAGTATGAAGGTGTCAATAAATGCTGAGCAACAGGACGAAACCTTCCATGGACACGACGACGGTCAACAAAACCACGGACTAAACAAATTCTTCTCGCCCTAAAGGGTAAAACCTTAATCCTGTGAGCTGCTGAGCTTATAATTGTAGGGCTTCTAGAAGGAAATGTATTATTTGGCAATGTCGATATTGACCTTTCAATAAGGGTGCAATCCAAATATAGCTACCAAGCAGAGGACAATACATCTTTGTCTGCCATCTTTGCATTTTATGTAACCGTGACTGCACGCAATGACTCTCGGAAACGCCGTACATgtttaaatatgataatatgaATTGTTATTAAGGGTTGTGATGTttagaggtactgtatatacaaagtACGTAACTCTACCGCGCATGCGTATCTCACATCCATTCTTTTCATACATATCATCGCAGTATGAAAAAAAGATCATAACATTTCTATTAAATTGTTCTAAGACGACTTCATGAAGAAACCAATTTGATTATTCATGATGAATCTGTGTCAAGATCAACAGAGAGTACCTCAGACAGTGAGAAATTTCCTagataatttgtaaatattttagtgAGCAATAATTCACCGATGGAAACAAAAATGACGACTTGGCTCTAACAGGCGGTTTTAttggaaatatttacattttcgcTTTTAATCGTTGTATGACGTTAGAACCGAAACATCAATTAAAACtgtaaaaatacaaatttgACGCATATGAATACAAGTCTGATCAATTAATGAacaatgattattttattttcgtttCTATTTTgacttcttttttttcaataaaatatgaataGAATATGGAAAAAATAACTAgaatataacaatgaaaaaataaagtGTTTCCAATATTTAAGAGGAAtcgattaaaaaaaatgttactgtGGAACTATATGTTGTTTATTCCTGTTGTTAGCAACCATTCTTGAGAAAACGGAATAAGCTGATTAGCGATTAAATTGATTGTCCATCTGTTGTCTCTGTTATTATAACGACAAAAAGGAATGCCGAATTATTTTTGCAATTACATTTAATAAAAACACAggtttaaatgtaaatatatgtataaggAATAATTCTTGTTTTGTATCGTTAACCGGTGTGTAAACTATTTTTTAACAGATATTTCTACATGACGCACGTACGACATTGGTAGTGTTTCTAAAATAATGCAGTTTATAACCATTAAACGAAAAAAACAAGCATTATTGCTTAATAAAATGATTGAATCTTTGCTTATTTGAGCTTATGAGGGAAACTATTACTCATCCCATcggaattgaaaaaaaactacaCAATGTAGAAAGAATCAACTAAGGTTAATtcctaaaacaaaatatgttaatcgacatgtatataatataagagGAATTCAGTTTTGActaacgtatatatatataacatacccgTTTATATTTTCGTGTATTTTTGTTAAGACACTTATTTTCTTCCTGTCGAATGGTAACCAATTCCTCCCATGCCTAAACCAAATAGTCTCACTTCttacactttatcactaaccctccacctctgggttgcgagttcgaaatctacGTGGGGCCGTTGCCTGGTACTGATCTTCCGCTGGTGATTTGTCTCGGAGTTCTTCGGCTTTTCTCCAtatccaaaacctggcacgtcattaaatgaccctggctgttatcAAAGACCATTCAATCGAACAAATGACAAACACATTGTTTTTGGTATAATTTGGCCACAGCTTTATCTAGAGAGTTGAGGATACCGACCCTGAACTAGGGTATATGGCAAGCCTCCAATGAAATGTTCAAAAATTGAGAAAAATCAACAGACCCTGGGAACAGACATCTGAAGATTATAATAATGAGCATACAAACCCTGGGAACAGACATCTGAAGCTCGAGTGCGAACTGCACAAATAATTCAAGAAAGTGCGAACTGcacaaataattgaagatagcTTGCTAAATGCAATCAAATATAGGTTCATTGCGAAAtgcaatttaaaattaatttaaccGATCAACAATGCAATCGATGATGatcaatatcaatttaacaGTCCAATTTAAATCATTCATCGATATAGCTACAAACTTGATCCATTGAAGCTGTAATTATGGTAAATGTAGCAACATCCGCCATACGCACAAAACTGTAGTGTCCAAATGAAGAATTCACACTTTCTCCATCTCCATGGAAAGCCGTGACGATATGTATTGCCCTGTAATATAAAATCCCAGAGCAGCAAAAGGAACAAAACAATTCATTATGTAAAAAGGGGTGGGAGGGATGGGTATTTCAGCCGGATCATATGTGGATGTCACAGATTTTACCACTTAGAAATTGTCGCCAAAATCCCGTCCCTGTATTCAAACGGAAGTAACTCGATGTGAAGGGAAGATAACTCAAAACTACATTTATTCCTTCAGTTATActgaaagggagataactcgaatTTACTAAAAGTATTGAATGTCTTCAGATAACTTGATTGACAGGTTATGCTGTAAATCTGAATTATCAAAGACCATTCAATCGAACAAATGACAAACACATTGTTTTTGGTATAATTTGGCCACAGCTTTATCTAGAGAGTTGAGGATACCGACCCTGAACTAGGGTATATGGCAAGCCTCCAATGAAATGTTCAAAAATTGAGAAAAATCAACAGACCCTGGGAACAGACATCTGAAGATTATAATAATGAGCATACAAACCCTGGGAACAGACATCTGAAGCTCGAGTGCGAACTGCACAAATAATTCAAGAAAGTGCGAACTGcacaaataattgaagatagcTTGCTAAATGCAATCAAATATAGGTTCATTGCGAAAtgcaatttaaaattaatttaaccGATCAACAATGCAATCGATGATGatcaatatcaatttaacaGTCCAATTTAAATCATTCATCGATATAGCTACAAACTTGATCCATTGAAGCTGTAATTATGGTAAATGTAGCAACATCCGCCAATGGACAGGCATAGCCTGACCACCGCCACAAAGTAGAGGGAATGAAGCTACACAAACCAAGACAAAGCTGCAGccaaataaataaacttatggATTGAGTGTAGGAAAAATAGCTGTTGTGGATTTCATAAAAGTTTCCAGACCCCCCTGAAGTGTGTTGAGAAATATATCTGTACCTATTGGTGAAAGATGAACCCCATCTTGAGCAAATAATTCTGGACAACTCAATGATATGTCAGGATACCGAATGTAACCCCCACCAAGTGACAGAATGTATGTAGCCATGCAACTATTTAACCTAACCAGACCCTCCTTCATTGCTTTCTGATTGCCGCTGTGACGCCATGTAAGACGGGGAAGTAATTGTGACCACACTATCAATGCATTAGGGAAGGTTCTGTGAAAATAGGACACACAATCTTTGAGTTTTTTGCGCAATTCTTTCAAAGGGACGATTCCCAAATCATTAGCACCACAATGAATTACCAAGATATTGGGGTCATCCTCAAATTTTCTAATGTGGTTGAAGGTTGCTGATAATCTTGTAGCAGATAAGCCACTCCGACCCTGCCACCAAATAAATGCCCCTAGGTCATCTAGTCCCAAATGGATACCATCAGGTCTACCTCTGGCGTGGATGAAACCACGCTTAACTATGGACGAGCCCAAGATCCATATTCTGATGTTACCTATAAGAAACTTATATGCTGTTAGCAACATGAACAAGCATAATTGAGATCATACTTAATGTGTAATTATCCTAATACAATACTGATGTCCTTATATAGCCCTTATAAGCATCGCTAACCCATCTACCCATGCGTTTAATGTCCTCATCAGACACCCCGTTGACAGAGGCCATAGTTGCCGCCCCAATACGAAAGGAATGAGATTTGTATCCAGTACTATCGATCCCTAGAATGCTTATTGACTTCTTCAAGACTGATGTAAACTGGTATCGAGTGAGTGGTGAACCCccaaaatgacaaaaaagtGGCCCCCCACACTTGGGACGAACTGCAAAATATTGTTCAAGCAATCTCACAGCACATACGTTTCCTTCATTCGCACTCACTTGAATATGAACACCCTTACCATACTGATCAGTCTTGGAAAGAGggagaaaaatatcaacagtaGTTTTGTTTATGATTATTGTATTCTCGTATGTCACACCTCGATTAGAAGACTGGGCATCGGTTGTGAATTCCCCAACCCTCAAAAAGGCATGAAAAGCTAGTGAGAATGCTGCTTTAAAAAGAATAGCTTCGTAGTCAGATCGACAAACTTTGCCTACAACCCCTATCAACTTCTGAAGTAGCTCAACAGTTATAGGAAGACGTGAATCTCTGACTGGCTTAAGACGCCTCATACCTTCCAGCATTTTACGAAcaacaaacttgtcagttacATCTAATAGGTCATGAATCTTGCTGTAAAAACTTAAACCAGATATGTAGCTCTTTGCAGTAGAATATGCTGCTCCTTTAGCCGACAATAATGCAATGAATTGAACTACATGGGATAGCGGAAAAGGGGAAATATCTGGTAACTTGTATGTAACCCGGAACTCATTAAATCGCTTTAAAGCAATGTTATAAGCTTTTGCTGTGTTTTCCGATACTGATGAGCGAATGAGCTTATCTACTTCACAGCTGATATCAAATGTAGAAATCTGGGAGGAACAGGCTCTGGTTGGGCTTTTGCTTCTGGCTCCAAGACTCGAAATTTCCCCCACTGAAATCGAGATATGGCGTCCGCTATAAAATTGTCTACCCCAGCTATGTGTTGTGCTTTAAACTGAATATTGTATTGCATTGACACCAGAATAAGTTCTCTTAAAAGACACATAACTCTGTCTGATTTTGAAGTCTTCTTATTCAGGATAGTAGCCAAAGCACTGTTGTCAACTCGGAAAATGACTTTCTTATCTCGAAGGTCATTGCCCCATGTATGGATAGCTAGCAGAATTGGAACTAGCTCTAGGAAAGTTATATCGCGCAGTATCTCGGTTTTCTGCCAGGAGCAGGGCCATTTGAAAAAAGACCAGCTCTTATGGTAAAATGCCCCACAACCCAAGTCAGAGCTTCCTGCACTGTCCGTAAATAACTCCAACGATTGATCAGATAGCCAATCAGGATCTGGGAAGGTGTTGACTCCATTAAAATCCTCCATGAAAGTCAACCAAACCCTCGCATCATCCTTCATCCCTTTTGTAACCCGAATAAAATGATGAGGGAGCTTAGCACCAGACATTGCATTATAAAAACGCCTGTTAAAAGCTCTAGATGAAGGTATAGCCCTTCCACAAAAAACCAATAAGCCCACTATTGACTGTAAATCtttcaatgttatttttgttttgtttacgaGTGTgtttaaatttgtgtttaaagCCAAAATTTTTTCCATGGGGATTCTAATTTTCCTCTCAATTGTATCTATTTCTAAACCTAAGAATACTAGCACAGTTATGGGCCCCTCAGTTTTCTCCTCTGCTACAGGCACTCCTAGCTCAGCACATATAGAATCAAAGGTTTTCATTAAGATCTCACAATCCCCTGTGTTCGCCTTGCCCCCAAATATGAAGTCGTCTAGATAATGATCAACTGAATCAAGACCAGACCTATGTTTGATCGCCCACTCCAAAAAAGAAGCAAACTTTTCAAATAAAGAACAAGATATTGAACACCCCATGGGGAGAcatttatctataaaatattGGTTTTGAAACTGAAAACCTAACCTATCAAAATCTGCTGGGTTAACAGGCAGCAGACGGAAAGCTGATTGTATATCTTTCTTCGCTATTAAGCAACCTATACCTAGTGCTGATATTTTATCAACCACCTGATCAAATGAAGTGTAACTAACAGTACTTTTAGCAGGGTCAATGTAGTCATTGATACTTTCCCCAGCTGGATGTGATAAATGTGTTATGAGTCGCATGCCACCCGTTTTCTTTGGTACTAATCCTATGGGTGAAATGTGCAAGGTTGATATAGGTTTGCAAGGATAAGGGCCAGCAATTCTTCCTAATTCTATTTCTTTTGCTATTTTATTACCCAATTCATGACTATAAGAACATGCTGATGACAAATTTCTTGCCTCGGAGGTAACTCTAGGGCCAGTATATTGAAGCCTAAAGCCCTTTTGAAAACCTGATAATAATACGTGTGCAGCTTCTTTCCTTGGGTAGTCTTTAAGAAGTACTGAAAGATTGTGAATGTTAATTGGGGACTTTCCCAGAGCCCACAGGTTTTGCTGTGTTTCCTGGACGCTTACCA
The sequence above is drawn from the Pecten maximus chromosome 9, xPecMax1.1, whole genome shotgun sequence genome and encodes:
- the LOC117333882 gene encoding uncharacterized protein LOC117333882 → MSGAKLPHHFIRVTKGMKDDARVWLTFMEDFNGVNTFPDPDWLSDQSLELFTDSAGSSDLGCGAFYHKSWSFFKWPCSWQKTEILRDITFLELVPILLAIHTWGNDLRDKKVIFRVDNSALATILNKKTSKSDRVMCLLRELILVSMQYNIQFKAQHIAGVDNFIADAISRFQWGKFRVLEPEAKAQPEPVPPRFLHLISAVK